The Streptococcus parasanguinis genomic sequence GGTGCAAACACACCAGTTGCAGCTCAAGAAGAACAAGCAAATATGAAGAAATTGCCATCAACTGGTGGAACTACAAGTACACTTGGACTTATGGGGCTAGCAATGGCAGCTCTAGGTTTTGTTGGATTGAAACGCAAACGCGAATCAAAATAAAAATTCTATTTAGGCTGGGGAAACCCAGCCTAAAATGATATAATTTTAAGAAAAAGATAGTTAAATGGGGAATTTTTTATGAAAAAGGTTATGATTACACTATTAGCAGGTGCATCCGTGCTATCTCTAGTAGCTTGCACGCCCAAACGTTATGAACGCCAAAGCAAACCGAAAACGGCAAGCTCTTCGTCGGTCAAAAAAGAGAAGAAGGATACAGGTCAAAAGCACTATCAAGAGGTATTAGATCGCTATAAGTCTTATGCGGTTGCCATTCATACTAAGGACAAAACAGCTTTACAAAATGAACTGAAGAAGATCGAAGCAACTTCAGAAGAATATGCGTATGTCTTTAACCTTCAAACACTTGGGAGTACCAATGAGTGGCAATATGCTTTTGATGATCTTAATCGTGATGGTAATGACGAACTGCTGATAGGGGATGGCAAAACGATTGCTGCTGTGTATTATTTGAAAGATAACCAGCCAACCTTGCTCCATGTAGCCTATGTAGCTTCTGCAGGTGGCTATCGCTCCAGCTTAGATGTTTTTGACAATGGACAAATCGTCTACGCCACTTGGCAATCCCTTAATCCAGAAATGGAATTAACCCTTTATTCACTAGGAAAAGGGGAAGCCAAGGAAGAAAAGAAAGCAACCATTCAAATCGGTGGGAAGGAAACAGCAGAACAAGCTCTTGGGATTTCAGCTAAGAAGTTGGATCTCAGTAAGCTGGACTGGAAAAATTTTGAAGGTTCAGGGGATTCCAAATCAACAGCGAAAGCAGAAGAGAAAAAATCGGAAAGCTTCCAAGTACAAGTCAGTGTGTCGGATCTCCGTATTCGAAAAGAGCCCTCAACCTCAGCTCCCTCTGCAGGAATGATCGCAAAAGGTATTCACACCATCACGGAAACCGTAGAGGCAGATGGTCATACCTGGGGCAAATTGGAATCTGGACAAGGCTGGATTGCCCTTGACTATACAACGCGTGTGGATGGTTCTAAATCAGCAAGCACAAGTAAGAAAAGCAGTGGAATGAATATTCAAGAAATTCAGAACGGTGATTTTTCAAGTATTGCAGGGACCTGGAGAAATGGGAAAGGAATGAGTGTAACATTTGATGATAACGGTATATCAAAGATAAATGGTGCACCAACAGATCAGGTTGTAGACCGCTTTAATCATGAATTTGGATACTTAAGTAGTAGTGTTCATTCAACTGCCCCAGCTGGTGCTTCAGCAATGAGTTTTTTCCCAGCAGGTCAAGAGTTTCCTGCATCATTAAAATATGGAAATTTTTCTGTTGATAATAGTAAGGATATTATTTATTGGGGTCAGAATGTTATTTCAGATCAAAGCGACTTGTTCTATAAGGAAGACTAAAAAAGGTTAGAAAAACAAAAAATTATATTTGCTAGTGGTCTCTTCATTGATACTGAGTAAATAGATTTCCTTTGATAGACTAGGATAAAAAAATAGGAGATATTGTGAAAAAATTTATTATTTTATTCTTAACAGTTGGTTCGGTAATTTCCCTAGCAGCCTGCGCCCCAAAACGCTATGAGCGTAAGCACAGTCCAGTAGGAGCTTCATCGGTCAAAAAATCATCTGACAAGGCGCAAGAAAAAGAACAGTCAGAAGAAGCTAAGTCAGATGAGCATGATAAAGAAGCCATTGGGACCTTGTCAAAAGCGGACCAAGCGGATATCTACTCGATCATTGAAAACAGTGCGTCTTTGACCTATTCACTTCAGGTGCAACCGACTCGCTTGCTAGAGTTGAACAATGATCACGGTGCGGTTGATGGTTACCCGCAAGACATGTTCATTGATTACTACAATACCTACACGCCGGGAACCTATAATCTGCAAGATGTCATTGATAAATTGAATGCAGAAGAGACATCGGACTCTATCCGCAGTCTGTCACAAGACAAGCTGATCCAACTGACAAACGAAAAGAAGGACGGCTGGCTCTATTCGACAAAAGACAAGGCCTTCTACGAAATTGTACCTGGTGGTCGTGGAGGAGCGATGCCACCGATGGAAATCCCTTCGCCTGATGAATGGGTGGTCAATGAAGATTCAGTTGAAGTGACAACGACTATCCAAGGTACTTCCGATCCATACAGACGTTTTGTCTTGAAACGTAACAATAAGAACTACAAGGGTGGAAGCCATAAAACACGCTTTTATGTCGACAGTACAGAATTCGCAAAATCGTAAAAATAATCAAAAGCTATATCCAGCTCTAAAATTTTTATATAGAACTTGCTGAAGAATCAAAGAAAAAGGCCCTCAAAGCCTTTTTCTTTTGGGCTTGAATATGTTAAAATAAAAGGTATACGTGCTTGGATACAAAGATGAGGATATAACATACAGATAGGCTGTTGAAATTCCTATCTCGTTGAGTTGCTTGACGCCTTGGTATCTTGAGTAACTGAACCCGGCCGAAAAGCTGTGTAAAAAAGATAAACTGTCTTGTCTTCATCGAAGACTTCGTCAGTTTCCTATTTTTACTTTGCTTTTGGCGGCCTAAGTATCTTGATAGTTGAACACGGGCTAAATTCCTAGTGAAAAAGATAGATTTCCTAGTGTGCGTGGCACACTGCGCCAATCTCCTATTTTCATACGGGATTCTTCACGCCCTTTGTATCCTGATGAACTGAATTTTGGCCTCATTTCTTAGGAAAAAAGATAAGCTTCCTAGCACTCATCGAGTGCGGTGTCACCTTCCTATTTTTCTACAGAAATGTTCGGCAAGCCGAACCGTCCAAAATATCTTGATCTTTGTAGGCAAGTCGTATAATTTTATCAATCCAAAGGGGATTACAATGACAAAACAAGTGTTTCAAACGACTTTTGCGGGTCGTGAGTTAATCGTAGAGACTGGTCAGGTTGCCAAGCAAGCAAATGGCGCTGTTGTCGTACGTTACGGTGAGTCAACTGTCTTGACGGCAGCTGTCATGTCTAAGAAGATGGCAACTGGGGATTTCTTCCCACTTCAAGTCAACTACGAAGAAAAAATGTATGCGGCTGGGAAGTTTCCTGGTGGCTTTATGAAACGGGAAGGACGTCCTTCAACAGATGCGACTTTGACAGCGCGTTTGATCGACCGTCCAATCCGTCCTATGTTTGCGGAAGGCTTCCGTAACGAAGTGCAGGTGATTAACACAGTACTTTCTTACGATGAAAATGCCTCTGCACCAATGGCAGCCATGTTTGGTTCATCATTGGCCTTGTCTATCTCAGATATTCCATTTGACGGACCAATCGCTGGAGTACAAGTAGGTTATGTGGATGGGGAGATCGTCATCAACCCAACGCAAGAACAAGCTGAGCGCTCGCTTCTTGAATTGACAGTAGCTGGTACCAAACACGCTATCAACATGGTAGAGTCTGGCGCTAAAGAATTGTCAGAAGAAATCATGTTGGAAGCTCTTCTGAAAGGGCACGAAGCTGTTAAAGAATTGATTGCCTTCCAAGAAGAAATCGTAGCAGCAGTTGGGAAAGAAAAAGCAGAAGTAGAATTGCTTCATGTAGATGCTGACTTGCAAGCTGAAATCATCGCAGCCTACAACAGCGACCTTCAAAAAGCTGTTCAAGTTGAAGAAAAATTGGCGCGTGAAGCTGCAACTCAAGCAGTGAAAGATCAAGTAACAGCAGTTTACGAAGAAAAATATGCAGACCACGAAGAATTTGACCGCATCATGCGGGATGTGGCTGAAATCTTGGAACAAATGGAACACGCAGAAGTGCGCCGTTTGATCACAGAAGACAAGGTACGTCCTGACGGTCGTAAGGTTGATGAAATCCGTCTTTTGGATGCACAAGTCGACTACCTTCCCCGCGTACATGGTTCAGGCCTCTTTACTCGTGGACAAACGCAAGCCCTTTCTGTTTTGACCTTGGCACCAATGGGTGAAACGCAAATCATCGATGGTTTGGATCCAGAGTACAAGAAACGCTTTATGCACCACTATAACTTCCCACAATACTCTGTAGGGGAAACTGGACGTTACGGTGCACCTGGTCGTCGTGAAATTGGTCACGGTGCTCTTGGGGAGCGTGCTCTTGCTCAAGTCTTGCCAAGCTTGGAAGAATTCCCATATGCGATTCGTTTGGTAGCAGAAGTTTTGGAATCAAACGGTTCTTCATCTCAAGCCTCTATCTGTGCGGGAACACTTGCCCTTATGGCGGGTGGTGTGCCAATCAAGGCGCCAGTAGCAGGTATTGCAATGGGTCTCATTTCTGATGGAAATAACTATACAGTATTGACAGATATCCAAGGTTTGGAAGACCACTTTGGCGACATGGACTTCAAGGTCGCAGGTACGCGTGACGGGATTACAGCCCTTCAGATGGATATCAAGATCCAAGGGATTACTGCAGAAATCTTGACGGAGGCTCTTGCCCAAGCCAAGAAAGCTCGTTTTGAAATCCTTGATGTGATCGAAGCAACCATTCCAGAAGTTCGTCCAGAATTGGCGCCAACTGCTCCGAAAATTGATACCATCAAGATTGATGTGGACAAGATTAAGATTGTCATCGGTAAGGGTGGAGAAACCATCGATAAGATCATCGCTGAAACAGGCGTTAAGATTGATATCGACGAAGAAGGTAACGTATCTATCTACTCGAGCGACCAAGCTGCCATTAACCGTGCTAAAGAAATCATTGCAGGCTTGGTTCGTGAAGCCAAAGTGGACGAAGTCTACCATGCTAAAGTGGTTCGGATCGAGAAATTTGGTGCTTTTGTCAACCTCTTTGACAAGACGGATGCCCTCGTTCATATCTCTGAAATGGCTTGGACGCGCACCAATCGTGTCGAAGACTTGGTAGCCATCGGTGATGAAGTCGATGTGAAGATTATAAAGATTGACGAAAAAGGTCGTGTTGATGCTTCTATGAAAGCTCTTCTCCCTCGTCCGCCAAAAGCAGAAAACAGCGAGGAAAAAGGTGAAAAAACTCATCGCCATGGCGATCGTCCTCGTCACCACAATAAAGACCACAAACCTAAAAAAGACTTTACTATTACACAAAAAGATTCAGAATAATCATTAGAAAAGGAGGAGCACGGTATGGGATGGTGGCGTGAAACCATCGATATTGTAAAAGAAAATGACCCAGCAGCGCGTACCTCGCTGGAGGTCCTTTTGACCTATCCGGGCGTCAAAGCACTGGCAGCTCACCGTGTTTCCCACTTTTTGTGGAATCATGGCTTTAAGCTCTTGGCGCGGATGCATAGTCAGTTCTGGCGTTTTTGGACCCAGATTGAAATCCATCCAGGAGCGACCATTGCTTCTGGTGTCTTTATCGACCATGGAGCGGGCCTCGTTATCGGGGAAACGGCCATTGTTGAAAAAGGCGTCATGCTCTACCACGGGGTGACCCTTGGGGGAACAGGGAAGGATGTCGGTAAACGCCATCCAACGGTTCGTGAAGGAGCCTTGGTCTCCGCTCATGCTCAGGTCATCGGTCCGATTGAGATTGGGGCCAAGGCCAAAGTAGGAGCGGGAGCGGTCGTGGTCTCCGATGTACCGAGTGATGTGACCGTTGTCGGAATCCCTGCTAAAATTGTTCGTGTTCACGGTAAGAAGGATGAGCCAGTCATTCACCAAGAAGAAGAAAAACGCGAATACTACATGAACAAGCTGGAGCATGCCAAGGAAGCCAGTCATCGGTCTTCGAGTTTGTAAGGAGATCGCTACGTGATTCACTCAACCCATACATTGAATGACCACCAACTACTGGAAGCAAAGGCCCTTATTGCCATCTGTCAGAAGTATGACGGAACTTTTCGGGATCCTTATCTCTCCAATATGCTCAATTTTGATCCCGATATGCCCGCCTTTTTCCTTTATTATGAAAAAGGTGAACTTGTTGGCCTATTAACGGTTTATGCAGATGACCCAGATGTGGAAGTAGCGATTCTGGTCCACCCCAATCATCGTCGTCAAGGCATTGCGCGGGCTTTGTATAGAAGTTTTGAGACAGAAACGGCATCTTATCCCATTGAGTCTGTGACTTTT encodes the following:
- a CDS encoding DUF6287 domain-containing protein, giving the protein MKKVMITLLAGASVLSLVACTPKRYERQSKPKTASSSSVKKEKKDTGQKHYQEVLDRYKSYAVAIHTKDKTALQNELKKIEATSEEYAYVFNLQTLGSTNEWQYAFDDLNRDGNDELLIGDGKTIAAVYYLKDNQPTLLHVAYVASAGGYRSSLDVFDNGQIVYATWQSLNPEMELTLYSLGKGEAKEEKKATIQIGGKETAEQALGISAKKLDLSKLDWKNFEGSGDSKSTAKAEEKKSESFQVQVSVSDLRIRKEPSTSAPSAGMIAKGIHTITETVEADGHTWGKLESGQGWIALDYTTRVDGSKSASTSKKSSGMNIQEIQNGDFSSIAGTWRNGKGMSVTFDDNGISKINGAPTDQVVDRFNHEFGYLSSSVHSTAPAGASAMSFFPAGQEFPASLKYGNFSVDNSKDIIYWGQNVISDQSDLFYKED
- the cysE gene encoding serine O-acetyltransferase — protein: MGWWRETIDIVKENDPAARTSLEVLLTYPGVKALAAHRVSHFLWNHGFKLLARMHSQFWRFWTQIEIHPGATIASGVFIDHGAGLVIGETAIVEKGVMLYHGVTLGGTGKDVGKRHPTVREGALVSAHAQVIGPIEIGAKAKVGAGAVVVSDVPSDVTVVGIPAKIVRVHGKKDEPVIHQEEEKREYYMNKLEHAKEASHRSSSL
- the pnp gene encoding polyribonucleotide nucleotidyltransferase, giving the protein MTKQVFQTTFAGRELIVETGQVAKQANGAVVVRYGESTVLTAAVMSKKMATGDFFPLQVNYEEKMYAAGKFPGGFMKREGRPSTDATLTARLIDRPIRPMFAEGFRNEVQVINTVLSYDENASAPMAAMFGSSLALSISDIPFDGPIAGVQVGYVDGEIVINPTQEQAERSLLELTVAGTKHAINMVESGAKELSEEIMLEALLKGHEAVKELIAFQEEIVAAVGKEKAEVELLHVDADLQAEIIAAYNSDLQKAVQVEEKLAREAATQAVKDQVTAVYEEKYADHEEFDRIMRDVAEILEQMEHAEVRRLITEDKVRPDGRKVDEIRLLDAQVDYLPRVHGSGLFTRGQTQALSVLTLAPMGETQIIDGLDPEYKKRFMHHYNFPQYSVGETGRYGAPGRREIGHGALGERALAQVLPSLEEFPYAIRLVAEVLESNGSSSQASICAGTLALMAGGVPIKAPVAGIAMGLISDGNNYTVLTDIQGLEDHFGDMDFKVAGTRDGITALQMDIKIQGITAEILTEALAQAKKARFEILDVIEATIPEVRPELAPTAPKIDTIKIDVDKIKIVIGKGGETIDKIIAETGVKIDIDEEGNVSIYSSDQAAINRAKEIIAGLVREAKVDEVYHAKVVRIEKFGAFVNLFDKTDALVHISEMAWTRTNRVEDLVAIGDEVDVKIIKIDEKGRVDASMKALLPRPPKAENSEEKGEKTHRHGDRPRHHNKDHKPKKDFTITQKDSE